The following are from one region of the Halogeometricum sp. S3BR5-2 genome:
- a CDS encoding alpha/beta fold hydrolase, which yields MRLTTPTVDRGRFDGRIPYYRVGDGPETLVVLPGLSDAFLGSRATAAHLARTASRGLTDDFTVWTVGRPRGLDPETTTRDLAGSVATALDELDGGHVLGRSMGGLVAQHLAADYPKHVDRLVLASAGARLGDAGRAVLDDWDARAGDGEWGRLYASVARETYAGWRRRAYPPLLRAAGPALAPPSPDDVRTSIRAVRDHDATDRLEKVTAPTLVLGGSEDRLFPADLLRETKAVLPDATLALLSGAGHAAAAEHPKVFGRTVRRFLRGESV from the coding sequence ATGAGACTCACGACTCCGACCGTCGACCGCGGTCGGTTCGACGGGCGAATTCCCTACTACCGCGTCGGCGACGGCCCCGAGACGCTGGTGGTCCTCCCCGGACTGAGCGACGCGTTCCTCGGTTCGCGGGCGACGGCGGCACACCTCGCGCGGACGGCGTCCCGCGGACTCACCGACGACTTCACCGTCTGGACGGTCGGCCGTCCCCGGGGTCTGGACCCGGAGACGACGACGCGCGACCTCGCCGGGTCGGTGGCGACGGCGCTGGACGAACTCGACGGCGGGCACGTCCTCGGACGGTCGATGGGCGGCCTCGTCGCTCAGCACCTCGCGGCGGACTATCCGAAACACGTCGACAGACTCGTGCTCGCGTCCGCCGGCGCGCGCCTCGGCGACGCCGGCCGCGCGGTCCTCGATGACTGGGACGCGCGGGCCGGCGACGGCGAGTGGGGACGGTTGTACGCGTCCGTCGCTCGCGAGACGTACGCGGGGTGGCGACGGCGGGCGTACCCGCCGCTCCTGCGGGCGGCCGGCCCGGCGCTGGCGCCGCCGTCTCCGGACGACGTGCGGACGTCGATTCGGGCCGTCCGCGACCACGACGCGACCGATAGATTAGAGAAGGTGACGGCGCCGACGCTGGTGCTCGGCGGGAGCGAGGACCGACTGTTCCCCGCCGACCTGCTCCGAGAGACGAAGGCGGTGCTCCCGGACGCGACGCTGGCGTTGCTGTCCGGCGCGGGACACGCCGCCGCCGCGGAACATCCGAAGGTGTTCGGTCGGACGGTGAGACGGTTCCTGCGCGGCGAGTCGGTGTGA